One Vanessa cardui chromosome 17, ilVanCard2.1, whole genome shotgun sequence DNA window includes the following coding sequences:
- the LOC124537048 gene encoding uncharacterized protein LOC124537048 codes for MEQHSERLRIGPLPGGRRGTPGASAGCYSMRSTGGGGLSRRVPPEQLSTADNSLPVISASQNSAVSFNRPTEDVSQGAASSQPATTKAGKPRVRMKWDKEVNLFIMRTYLYITKLETDKVMYPKRLFDKFKTQYPDWNVSQQRIADQRRVIIRNKLISEDEIAHLKSEIAEQLRREADLNNQTDTSLHSPHLQSQPLIQTHNIVTSPKTYNITQSDASTQTNLTSLVHDTEVQYTQSTTLENPQQENIEELKNLLETALTKFQGTDPKTRPKLARLKEIIITKLGYKIKSGNIEDSIIQKKKSHKPAWEHRLENDIKKLRADIGRLTQYIKGNRSKKVVEKVEIIFKNTKLHTIHERENKKPEEYIDTLKQKLSLKSHRLARYRKALNRKQDNKLYCTNEKAFYRSLNSCTSNYTNKEEQIPNKDELKNYWAGIWEKRSDHNLQAKWIEEENQKWGYMENMEFIELKLDDLTEVLKKTKNWKAAGIDQIHNFCKIHAAIVEVDDNFTPLNLKNNNKEFKTIQEQINEKIKDGEEKNYMVGISTI; via the exons ATGGAGCAACATTCAGAGAGATTACGTATAGGGCCGCTTCCCGGGGGTCGCCGGGGCACACCTGGAGCCAGTGCTGGGTGTTACAGCATGCGATCCACTGGCGGTGGGGGACTGAGCAGGCGGGTTCCCCCCGAACAATTATCTACAGCCGACAATAGTTTACCCGTTATTAGTGCTAGTCAAAATTCTGCTGTTAGTTTCAACAGGCCAACTGAGGATGTTTCGCAGGGAGCCGCTAGCTCACAACCTGCGACCACCAAGGCTGGTAAACCCAGAGTACGCATGAAGTGGGACAAAGAAGTTAACTTGTTTATTATGCGTACTTatctttatattacaaaattagaaACTGATAAAGTTATGTACCCTAAACGGCTATTCgacaaatttaaaacacaatatcCGGATTGGAATGTAAGTCAACAACGTATCGCAGATCAAAGAAGagtaataattagaaataaattaataagtgaaGATGAAATAGCACACCTTAAATCAGAAATTGCTGAACAATTAAGAAGGGAAGcggatttaaataatcaaacagATACATCGTTGCATTCACCCCATTTACAATCACAACCGTTAATTCAGACACACAATATAGTTACTAGCCCTAAAACTTACAATATTACACAATCTGATGCTTCTACACAGACAAATTTAACATCCCTAGTTCACGATACAGAAGTACAATATACACAATCTACAACCTTAGAAAACCCACAACAAGAAAACATTGAAGAATTAAAGAATCTTTTAGAAACAGCACTAACTAAATTTCAAGGTACTGATCCTAAAACCCGACCAAAATTAGCGCGATTAAAAGAGA taataataacaaaacttgGCTATAAAATTAAGTCGGGAAATATAGAAGATTCAATCATACAGAAGAAAAAGAGCCATAAGCCAGCATGGGAACATAGATTagaaaacgatataaaaaagcTTAGAGCAGACATTGGTAGGTTAACTCAATATATAAAAGGCAATAGATCTAAAAAAGTAGTAGAAAAAGtagagataatatttaaaaataccaaattGCACACTATCCACGAACGAGAAAACAAGAAACCAGAAGAATATATCGACACTCTTAAACAGAAACTATCTTTAAAATCACATAGACTTGCAAGATACAGGAAAGCACTTAATAGAAaacaagataataaattatattgtaccaACGAAAAAGCTTTTTACAGATCATTGAATAGTTGTACCTCGAATTATACAAACAAAGAAGAACAAATACCAAATAAAGATGAACTTAAAAACTACTGGGCAGGGATTTGGGAAAAAAGAAGTGACCACAATTTACAGGCAAAATGGATTGAAGAAGAGAATCAGAAGTGGGGTTATATGGAAAATATggaatttatagaattaaaattagatgATTTAACTGAAGTTTTAAAGAAAACGAAAAATTGGAAAGCTGCTGGAATAGACCAGATACATAATTTTTG TAAGATACACGCAGCTATAGTAGAAGTCGATGATAATTTCACACCTTtaaaccttaaaaataataataaagagtttAAAACTATCCaagaacaaataaatgaaaaaattaaagatgGAGAAGAAAAGAACTACATGGTAGGCATATCCACGATCTAG